From one Variovorax sp. PBL-H6 genomic stretch:
- a CDS encoding indolepyruvate ferredoxin oxidoreductase family protein: protein MQGPRCSTRRYPMGAADTAFQKVDIYGTEEGPAFLSGIQALVRLPMVQRRLDRSQGLDTAGLVSGYRGSPLGAYDQQLWKAAAALKAHDIVFQPGLNEDLAATALWGAQMHRAFGPTRVDGVFGIWYGKGPGIDRTGDVFRSANIMGTSPLGGVLAVSGDDHAAQSSMYPHQTDGVFQAASMPVLQPASVGEVLDMGLAGIALSRYSGLWVGFKTIAEVIEAAAVVDLGVPPAFVSPERDPLAARLNWDSALKWPDQRHELERRLIDERLPAARLWARANGLDRLIVQAPERRLGVVTVGKAHQDLMQACADLGLAANDLRALGISIYKVTMSWPLETEGMLQFAAGHRELLVVEEKRGTVELQIKEALYHAPHGARPAVTGKTDRQGRSLLPEIGEFTPLMVARALVRRMDGAADLPDRLTRMEARQQALAPVDVPSRSPYFCSGCPHNTSTKTPDGSISGGGIGCHVMALMLPELKTDTFCQMGGEGVQWIGAQPFSKTSHIFQNLGDGTYQHSGLLAIRAALAVGANVTYKILFNDAVAMTGGQPAEGSNDPARITRQLHAEGVKTIALVSDQPERWRSSRELASVVTVHHRDAMDDVQRRLRTVPGVSAIVYEQTCAAEKRRRRKKAPTAAASRRIVINPRVCEGCGDCSVQSNCISIEPLETMYGRKRSVNQSSCNSDLSCVKGFCPSFVEVDGGKLVRPSGVSAQREAELKADLPSVQVPDIGERSFNVLLAGIGGSGVLTVGALLGAAALVDRKVSNVLDFTGLAQKNGAVLSQVRIGRSASAIQASRIGSGEADVLLGTDLVVSAGDDAIARLSSMRSAVVLNEDLTPTSAIVRQRDAELPQARMRARMQSRSRPEGFHAFSASSLTKAVFGDSTGSHVLMLGYAWQKGLIPLTMEALELAIDNGVAPAMNRRAFLWGRIAAAHPQAAAEAIGSLESVQQSPPDDLDELVASYAAELTSYQNEKYASRYVALVDRVRDAEKVLAANDRGGLARMVALNAFKLMAYKDEYEVARLYSESAFQSSLRSQLDGGRLSVWLAPPLLARHDPATGRPRKIRFGPWVFSAFAGLARMKGLRGTRFDPFGLNPERAAERKLLEDYFLVVDEIATRLRPGNLETALKLAAMPNQVRGYGPVKMKAIAEFGSAKEGLLARFRATRSIPISSAACG, encoded by the coding sequence TTGCAGGGGCCTCGATGCTCCACAAGGAGATACCCAATGGGCGCAGCCGACACGGCTTTTCAGAAGGTGGACATTTACGGCACCGAGGAAGGGCCGGCCTTTCTTTCGGGCATTCAGGCGCTGGTGCGGCTGCCCATGGTTCAGCGGCGTCTGGATCGCAGTCAAGGGCTGGACACGGCCGGACTCGTCTCTGGCTATCGCGGATCGCCACTGGGCGCGTACGACCAACAACTGTGGAAGGCCGCCGCTGCGCTGAAAGCGCACGACATCGTCTTCCAGCCCGGCCTCAATGAAGACCTTGCTGCGACGGCACTTTGGGGGGCGCAGATGCACCGGGCGTTTGGACCCACGAGGGTGGATGGCGTCTTCGGCATCTGGTACGGTAAGGGGCCGGGTATCGATCGCACGGGGGACGTGTTCCGCAGCGCAAACATCATGGGCACCTCGCCGCTCGGTGGCGTTCTGGCAGTTTCGGGTGACGACCACGCCGCACAGTCGTCGATGTATCCGCACCAGACCGATGGGGTATTCCAGGCCGCCTCCATGCCCGTCCTTCAGCCGGCGAGCGTCGGCGAGGTGCTCGACATGGGACTCGCTGGCATCGCCCTCTCCCGTTACAGCGGTTTGTGGGTGGGCTTCAAGACCATCGCCGAAGTGATCGAAGCTGCCGCCGTCGTCGACCTTGGAGTGCCCCCCGCGTTCGTATCACCTGAACGCGACCCTCTTGCGGCGCGGCTGAACTGGGACTCGGCGCTCAAATGGCCGGATCAGCGTCACGAACTGGAACGGCGCTTGATCGACGAGCGTCTGCCGGCAGCCCGCTTGTGGGCGCGCGCGAACGGGTTGGATCGTTTGATCGTCCAGGCACCTGAGCGTCGCCTGGGCGTCGTGACGGTCGGGAAGGCGCACCAGGACCTGATGCAGGCATGCGCTGACCTGGGTCTGGCAGCCAACGACCTTCGCGCGCTCGGCATCTCGATCTACAAGGTAACGATGAGCTGGCCGCTGGAGACCGAAGGCATGCTGCAATTCGCGGCCGGCCACCGCGAACTTCTGGTTGTCGAGGAGAAGCGGGGCACCGTTGAACTGCAGATCAAGGAGGCGCTCTACCACGCGCCTCACGGTGCACGTCCAGCCGTCACCGGCAAAACGGACCGACAAGGTCGTTCGCTGCTCCCTGAGATCGGTGAGTTCACGCCGCTGATGGTCGCCCGCGCGCTGGTGCGCCGTATGGATGGCGCGGCGGACCTTCCCGATCGCTTGACGAGGATGGAGGCACGGCAGCAGGCACTTGCCCCCGTTGACGTCCCCAGCAGAAGTCCCTACTTCTGTTCCGGCTGTCCGCACAATACCTCGACCAAGACCCCCGACGGCTCCATCAGCGGCGGAGGCATCGGCTGCCACGTCATGGCCCTGATGCTGCCCGAACTCAAGACAGACACCTTTTGCCAGATGGGCGGAGAAGGTGTCCAGTGGATAGGCGCCCAGCCCTTCTCGAAGACCTCGCACATCTTCCAGAATCTCGGCGACGGCACTTACCAGCACTCCGGGCTGCTCGCGATCCGCGCCGCACTGGCTGTGGGTGCCAACGTGACCTACAAGATCCTTTTCAATGATGCCGTGGCGATGACGGGCGGCCAACCGGCCGAGGGGTCCAACGACCCTGCCCGCATCACTCGCCAGTTGCACGCCGAGGGCGTTAAGACCATCGCCCTGGTTTCTGACCAGCCCGAGCGCTGGCGGTCCAGCCGAGAGCTCGCCTCGGTCGTAACCGTGCATCACCGTGATGCCATGGACGATGTCCAGCGCCGCCTTCGAACGGTGCCCGGGGTCAGTGCGATCGTGTACGAGCAAACTTGCGCCGCCGAAAAGCGCCGCCGGCGCAAGAAGGCACCCACAGCAGCGGCGTCCAGACGCATCGTGATCAATCCTCGCGTATGCGAAGGCTGTGGCGACTGCTCCGTCCAGTCCAACTGCATATCCATCGAGCCCCTGGAAACCATGTACGGCCGCAAGCGCAGCGTCAATCAGTCGAGCTGCAACTCCGATCTTTCATGCGTCAAAGGCTTCTGTCCGAGCTTCGTCGAGGTCGACGGGGGCAAGTTGGTCAGGCCCAGCGGCGTGTCCGCGCAGCGCGAGGCCGAGTTGAAGGCGGACCTGCCTTCAGTTCAGGTTCCGGACATCGGTGAGCGCAGTTTCAATGTGCTGCTGGCCGGCATCGGCGGCAGCGGCGTGTTGACGGTCGGGGCTTTGCTTGGTGCAGCGGCGCTGGTCGATCGCAAGGTGTCCAACGTTCTCGATTTCACCGGGTTGGCGCAGAAGAACGGCGCGGTGCTCAGTCAGGTACGCATTGGCCGGTCTGCGTCTGCCATTCAGGCCTCTCGAATCGGATCGGGTGAGGCAGATGTTTTGCTCGGCACCGATCTGGTCGTCTCCGCGGGCGACGATGCGATCGCACGCTTGTCCTCCATGCGCTCAGCCGTCGTGCTGAACGAAGACTTGACGCCCACTTCGGCGATCGTTCGCCAGCGTGACGCCGAGCTGCCGCAAGCGCGAATGCGGGCGCGAATGCAGAGCCGTTCGAGGCCCGAGGGTTTCCATGCCTTCAGCGCGAGCTCGCTCACCAAAGCGGTTTTCGGCGATTCGACCGGCTCGCACGTGCTGATGCTCGGCTACGCATGGCAGAAGGGCCTGATTCCGCTCACCATGGAGGCGCTGGAGTTGGCGATCGACAACGGCGTCGCGCCAGCGATGAACCGCCGTGCATTCCTTTGGGGGCGCATTGCCGCCGCCCATCCCCAGGCCGCAGCCGAAGCCATCGGCAGCCTCGAAAGCGTGCAGCAGAGTCCCCCGGACGATCTCGACGAACTCGTCGCGAGCTATGCCGCCGAACTCACCAGTTACCAGAACGAAAAATATGCAAGCCGCTACGTGGCACTGGTCGACCGCGTGCGTGACGCTGAAAAGGTCCTTGCGGCCAACGATCGGGGTGGCTTGGCTCGCATGGTCGCGTTGAACGCATTCAAACTCATGGCCTACAAGGACGAGTACGAGGTTGCGCGGCTGTACAGCGAATCGGCTTTTCAAAGCAGCCTGCGCAGTCAACTCGACGGCGGGCGCCTTTCCGTTTGGCTTGCACCACCCCTGCTGGCCCGGCACGATCCCGCGACCGGCCGTCCGCGAAAGATCAGGTTCGGCCCCTGGGTCTTCAGTGCGTTCGCAGGCTTGGCGCGCATGAAGGGACTTCGCGGCACCCGCTTCGACCCCTTCGGTCTGAACCCTGAGCGAGCGGCAGAACGAAAACTCCTCGAAGACTACTTCCTGGTGGTCGACGAGATCGCAACCCGGCTGAGGCCGGGAAACCTGGAGACAGCGTTGAAGCTGGCGGCCATGCCCAATCAGGTTCGCGGCTATGGTCCAGTCAAGATGAAAGCGATCGCCGAGTTCGGCTCAGCGAAGGAAGGCTTGCTAGCCAGATTCCGCGCGACGCGTTCCATTCCAATTTCTAGCGCCGCTTGCGGCTGA
- a CDS encoding AI-2E family transporter: protein MNSPDLQRTVFLLLLAAVTAAFFWILLPFFGAVLWAVALAILFTPLYKRLLKRMPGRHNLAALATLTICLVIVIIPLALVTVSLVQEASLVTQRIRTGEINFGRYFQQVLGALPQWLNNLLSRFGLGDVETMLSKVAQGAAQTGQLVATQALNIGQNTFDFLVSFALMLYMLYFLLRDGTALSKTVRQALPMARPHTHFLLNKFTTVIRATVKGNVAVAAVQGALGGLAFWVLGVQGALLWAVLMAFLSLLPAVGAALIWLPVAIYFLATGHIWEGVALIVFGVVVIGLVDNVLRPILVGKDTQMPDYIVLMSTVGGMALFGVNGFVIGPVVAALFMATWDLFASSNEEAEGPPG, encoded by the coding sequence ATGAATTCACCCGATCTGCAGCGCACGGTCTTCCTCTTGTTGCTGGCGGCCGTGACCGCCGCCTTCTTCTGGATCCTGCTGCCCTTCTTCGGCGCGGTGCTGTGGGCCGTGGCGCTGGCCATCCTGTTCACGCCGTTGTACAAGCGCCTGCTCAAGCGCATGCCGGGGCGGCACAACCTGGCGGCGCTCGCCACACTGACGATCTGCCTGGTGATCGTGATCATCCCGCTGGCACTGGTGACGGTCTCGCTGGTGCAGGAGGCCTCGCTGGTGACGCAGCGCATCCGCACGGGCGAGATCAACTTCGGGCGCTACTTCCAGCAGGTCCTCGGCGCCTTGCCGCAGTGGCTGAACAACCTGCTGAGCCGCTTCGGCCTGGGCGACGTGGAGACGATGCTGTCCAAGGTCGCACAGGGCGCTGCGCAGACAGGCCAGCTCGTCGCCACGCAGGCGCTCAATATCGGTCAGAACACCTTCGATTTCCTGGTGAGCTTCGCGCTGATGCTCTACATGCTGTACTTCCTGCTGCGCGACGGCACCGCGCTGTCGAAGACCGTGCGCCAGGCGCTGCCGATGGCGCGGCCGCACACCCATTTCCTGCTCAACAAGTTCACCACCGTGATCCGCGCCACCGTCAAGGGCAACGTGGCGGTGGCGGCTGTCCAGGGTGCGCTGGGCGGCCTGGCCTTCTGGGTGCTGGGCGTGCAGGGCGCGCTGCTGTGGGCGGTGCTGATGGCCTTTCTCTCGCTGCTGCCCGCGGTGGGCGCGGCGCTGATCTGGCTGCCGGTCGCGATCTATTTCCTCGCGACCGGCCACATCTGGGAGGGTGTGGCGCTGATCGTCTTCGGCGTGGTGGTGATCGGCCTGGTCGACAACGTGCTGCGCCCGATCCTGGTGGGCAAGGACACGCAGATGCCTGACTACATCGTGCTGATGTCCACGGTGGGCGGCATGGCGCTGTTCGGGGTGAACGGTTTCGTCATCGGACCGGTGGTGGCGGCGCTCTTCATGGCGACCTGGGATTTGTTCGCCTCCTCGAACGAGGAGGCCGAGGGGCCGCCGGGCTAG
- a CDS encoding DUF2141 domain-containing protein → MNKLPLLATAFLAPLVAVAADLHVSVVDAPTASTPLYVALYDSAQAYESNKTLAAQIVQTNAGAAKVSFPGLAPGRYALRVFADENGNGKLDTNLMGLPTERYGFSNDAKGNRGAPGFEAVALPLNADLQTLIHLR, encoded by the coding sequence ATGAACAAGCTTCCTCTCCTCGCCACCGCCTTCCTCGCACCACTGGTCGCGGTGGCGGCCGACCTCCACGTGAGCGTCGTCGACGCCCCAACGGCGTCGACACCGCTTTACGTCGCCCTCTACGACAGCGCCCAGGCCTACGAAAGCAACAAGACGCTGGCCGCGCAGATCGTGCAGACGAACGCCGGCGCGGCCAAGGTCTCGTTCCCCGGCCTGGCGCCGGGGCGCTACGCGCTGCGCGTGTTCGCCGACGAGAACGGCAACGGCAAGCTCGACACCAACCTGATGGGCCTGCCCACCGAGCGCTACGGCTTCTCCAACGATGCCAAGGGCAACCGTGGGGCACCCGGCTTCGAGGCGGTGGCACTTCCGCTGAATGCCGATCTCCAGACCTTGATCCACCTGCGCTGA
- a CDS encoding 3-hydroxyacyl-CoA dehydrogenase — translation MKIEGNVYVVAGGASGLGEGTARMLAANGGKVVIADMQAEKGKAVAGEIDGVFVKCDVSQEADGQAAVAAAQKLGKLVGLVNCAGIAPAEKTVGKTGPHALAVFSKTVTVNLIGSFNMIRLAADAMSKNEPESTGERGVLISTASVAAYDGQIGQAAYSASKGGVVGMTLPIARDLARNGIRNMTIAPGIFGTPMLFGMPQEVQDALAASVPFPSRLGTPEDYAKLAKHIIENDMLNGEVIRLDGAIRLPPR, via the coding sequence ATGAAGATCGAAGGAAACGTGTACGTCGTCGCGGGCGGGGCTTCGGGCCTGGGTGAGGGGACGGCGCGGATGCTCGCGGCGAATGGCGGCAAAGTCGTTATCGCCGACATGCAGGCGGAGAAGGGAAAGGCGGTTGCCGGGGAGATTGACGGCGTCTTCGTCAAGTGCGACGTCAGCCAGGAGGCGGACGGACAGGCGGCGGTCGCTGCCGCGCAGAAACTGGGCAAGCTCGTTGGGCTGGTCAACTGCGCAGGCATTGCGCCGGCCGAGAAGACCGTTGGCAAGACGGGGCCGCACGCGCTGGCCGTGTTCAGCAAGACGGTCACGGTCAACCTGATCGGCAGCTTCAACATGATCCGCCTCGCGGCCGACGCGATGAGCAAGAACGAACCTGAATCGACCGGCGAGCGCGGCGTCCTGATCTCGACCGCGTCGGTCGCCGCCTATGACGGGCAGATCGGCCAGGCAGCCTACAGCGCTTCGAAAGGCGGAGTCGTCGGCATGACGCTGCCGATCGCCCGCGATCTGGCACGCAATGGCATTCGCAACATGACCATCGCACCCGGCATCTTCGGCACGCCGATGCTCTTCGGCATGCCCCAGGAAGTGCAGGACGCACTAGCCGCGAGCGTACCCTTCCCTTCGCGTCTCGGCACGCCCGAGGACTACGCGAAGCTCGCCAAGCACATCATCGAGAACGACATGCTCAACGGCGAAGTCATCCGTCTCGATGGCGCGATCCGCCTGCCCCCCCGCTGA
- a CDS encoding CaiB/BaiF CoA transferase family protein, producing MKHNISPTSSKFPLAGVKVLDFGHTVMAPTCGLILADLGAEVVRIERVEGDPTRNLKGFGSGFFGYLNRNKQSVAIDLKNPLSRPVLERAFEWADVVIENFGPDVMDRLGYGYADATRANSRIIYCSLKGFLPGPYQARPALDEVVQMMGGLAYMTGPVGQPIRAGASIVDMTGGMFGVIGVLAALRAREATGQGSHVTSALYETTAFLVGQHMAMAQFGDTPVVPMPARTQAWCLYDLCPCADGQMFIGITSDAQWNRFCVAFGLQELQDDPRLATNTSRTIERPWLIPRLNEKFATLSMATVESLCKKAEIPFGPVRTPLDLLDDEHLRANGSLLDVTVGDRSASLPAMPFRIDDHLPSVRLQPQGIGAQTAEYLSTWGLTDPECQHLFDCSAVAGPQLQPSL from the coding sequence ATGAAACACAATATCTCGCCAACGAGTTCAAAGTTCCCGCTCGCGGGCGTCAAGGTTCTAGACTTTGGACACACGGTGATGGCGCCGACATGTGGCTTGATCCTCGCGGACCTCGGCGCAGAGGTAGTTCGCATCGAACGAGTGGAGGGCGATCCCACGCGCAACCTCAAGGGATTTGGATCAGGCTTCTTCGGCTATCTGAACCGCAACAAGCAAAGCGTTGCGATCGATCTGAAAAATCCCCTGTCACGTCCGGTGCTCGAGCGCGCCTTCGAATGGGCCGACGTGGTGATCGAGAACTTCGGTCCTGATGTGATGGATCGGCTGGGGTATGGCTATGCCGACGCGACCCGCGCCAATTCCCGAATCATCTATTGCTCACTCAAGGGCTTTCTGCCGGGGCCCTACCAGGCACGCCCTGCCCTTGACGAAGTCGTGCAGATGATGGGCGGGCTGGCATACATGACGGGACCCGTTGGCCAACCGATCCGAGCGGGTGCGTCCATTGTCGACATGACAGGGGGCATGTTCGGGGTCATCGGAGTCTTGGCAGCTCTTCGTGCTCGCGAAGCAACAGGCCAAGGTTCCCATGTGACAAGCGCCTTGTACGAGACCACCGCCTTCCTGGTGGGTCAACACATGGCCATGGCGCAGTTCGGCGACACGCCAGTCGTGCCGATGCCGGCGAGGACTCAAGCGTGGTGCCTCTATGACCTTTGCCCATGCGCCGACGGCCAGATGTTCATCGGCATCACCAGCGACGCTCAGTGGAACCGGTTCTGTGTCGCCTTCGGACTGCAGGAACTCCAGGACGATCCGCGCTTGGCGACCAATACGAGCAGAACCATCGAGCGGCCTTGGCTTATCCCTCGTCTCAACGAGAAGTTCGCAACGCTCTCGATGGCCACTGTCGAGTCACTCTGCAAGAAGGCTGAAATCCCGTTCGGGCCTGTTCGCACCCCCTTGGATCTTCTTGACGACGAACATTTGCGCGCCAATGGCTCACTGCTGGATGTGACGGTTGGCGACAGAAGCGCCAGCCTGCCGGCCATGCCATTCCGAATTGACGACCACTTGCCGAGCGTTCGCCTCCAGCCCCAAGGCATCGGTGCGCAGACCGCCGAGTACCTGAGCACCTGGGGCTTGACGGATCCGGAGTGCCAGCACTTGTTCGATTGCAGTGCCGTTGCCGGACCCCAGCTACAGCCCTCGCTCTGA
- a CDS encoding IclR family transcriptional regulator produces MSKADAPVGEPGLRVNALERGLRLLMALRYDEGQKLSDVARATSLDKATASRLLRSLAQYSFVLKDGNDRYRLGPAIAVLERTGNATQGIAAAVQPSLERMAADTGETASFFVPHGDLRLCVAVAFGNQAVSHFLRVGDTLPIDRGASGRVVRAFAAGRPPDASGLLQTSMGERDPELAAVATPVFDSRNRLLGALSLSGTCTRYSSPDHLHKVQAAIQAASQEIESLFAMP; encoded by the coding sequence ATGTCAAAAGCTGACGCGCCCGTAGGGGAACCAGGGCTGCGGGTCAATGCGCTGGAGCGCGGGCTACGCCTCCTGATGGCGTTGCGTTATGACGAGGGACAAAAGTTGAGCGATGTGGCGCGCGCGACCAGCCTAGACAAGGCCACGGCCTCCAGGCTGCTGCGATCCCTGGCCCAGTATTCGTTTGTGTTGAAGGACGGAAACGATCGATACCGCCTGGGGCCCGCCATCGCGGTCCTGGAGCGCACCGGTAACGCGACGCAGGGCATTGCAGCCGCGGTGCAACCGAGCTTGGAGCGCATGGCGGCGGACACGGGGGAAACCGCAAGCTTCTTCGTGCCGCATGGCGACCTGCGACTGTGCGTGGCAGTCGCGTTCGGAAATCAGGCCGTTAGCCACTTCCTGCGGGTCGGCGATACGCTGCCAATCGACCGAGGAGCGAGCGGCCGCGTCGTGCGCGCGTTCGCGGCCGGCAGGCCGCCCGATGCCTCGGGGCTGCTGCAAACGAGCATGGGGGAACGGGATCCAGAACTGGCAGCGGTCGCGACGCCGGTATTCGATTCGCGCAACAGGTTGCTGGGAGCCCTTTCTCTGTCCGGCACATGCACCCGGTACTCGTCGCCTGACCACCTGCACAAGGTCCAAGCCGCAATCCAGGCGGCCTCTCAGGAGATCGAATCACTCTTCGCAATGCCTTGA
- a CDS encoding C4-dicarboxylate transporter DctA, with the protein MPRFAKSLFGQVVIALVLGVVAGLFFPDFAVKLKPLGDGFIKLIKMIIPVLVFCVVVHGIAGAGDLKRVGRVGVKALVYFEVLTTVALALGLVLAFVFKPGVGMNVDPRALDPAAMSAYASNADRLTSGGTVEFLMKLIPTTIVNAFATGDVLQVLLFAVLFGCALALLGDLGKPVAAVVDSLSLVLFKIMGIIIKLAPLGVLGAIAFTVGKYGIGSLKQLGMLVVLFYASVLIFVFVVLGFVMRLSGFSLIKLLRYLREELTIVFATTSSDSVLPQIMAKLRHMGIRDSTVGLVIPTGYSFNLDAFSIYITLAAVFIAQATNTPISMSDLLAILAIALVTSKGAHGVPGSAIVVLAATLHAIPAIPAIGLVLVLSVDWFMGIARALGNLIGNCVATVAIAAWEGDIDRERARAVLDGTHSPEDEPLAELGSPVAAAHAIQAVHPAH; encoded by the coding sequence ATGCCCCGTTTCGCCAAATCGCTCTTCGGTCAGGTGGTCATCGCGCTGGTGCTCGGCGTGGTGGCAGGCCTGTTCTTCCCCGACTTCGCCGTCAAGCTCAAGCCGCTCGGCGACGGCTTCATCAAGCTGATCAAGATGATCATCCCGGTGCTGGTCTTCTGCGTGGTGGTGCACGGCATCGCCGGCGCGGGCGACCTCAAGCGCGTGGGGCGGGTCGGCGTCAAGGCACTGGTCTACTTCGAGGTGCTGACCACCGTCGCGCTCGCCTTGGGGCTGGTGCTGGCCTTCGTATTCAAGCCCGGCGTGGGCATGAACGTCGACCCGCGCGCGCTCGACCCGGCGGCGATGAGCGCCTACGCGTCGAATGCCGACAGGCTCACCAGCGGGGGCACGGTCGAGTTCCTGATGAAGCTGATCCCGACCACGATCGTCAACGCCTTCGCCACCGGTGACGTGCTGCAGGTGCTGCTGTTCGCGGTGCTGTTCGGCTGCGCGCTGGCGCTGCTCGGCGACCTCGGCAAGCCGGTGGCCGCGGTGGTGGATTCGCTGTCGCTGGTGCTCTTCAAGATCATGGGCATCATCATCAAGCTGGCACCGCTGGGCGTGCTCGGCGCCATCGCCTTCACGGTGGGCAAGTACGGCATCGGCTCGCTCAAGCAGCTCGGGATGCTGGTGGTGCTGTTCTATGCCTCGGTGCTCATCTTCGTGTTCGTGGTGCTCGGCTTCGTGATGAGGCTGTCGGGCTTCAGCCTGATCAAGCTGCTGCGCTACCTTCGCGAGGAACTCACCATCGTCTTCGCCACCACCTCGTCGGACAGCGTGCTGCCGCAGATCATGGCCAAGCTGCGCCACATGGGCATCCGCGACTCGACAGTGGGCCTGGTGATCCCGACCGGCTACTCTTTCAACCTCGACGCCTTCTCGATCTACATCACGCTGGCGGCCGTGTTCATCGCGCAGGCCACCAACACGCCGATCTCGATGTCGGACCTGCTGGCCATCCTCGCGATCGCGCTGGTCACGTCCAAGGGCGCGCACGGCGTGCCGGGCTCGGCCATCGTGGTGCTGGCCGCGACGCTGCATGCGATTCCCGCCATTCCAGCCATCGGACTGGTGCTGGTGCTGTCGGTGGACTGGTTCATGGGCATCGCCCGCGCGCTGGGCAACCTGATCGGCAATTGCGTGGCCACGGTCGCCATCGCGGCCTGGGAAGGCGACATCGATCGCGAGCGTGCCCGCGCCGTGCTGGACGGCACCCACTCGCCGGAAGACGAGCCGCTGGCCGAGCTGGGATCGCCCGTCGCCGCCGCACACGCAATCCAGGCTGTCCACCCGGCACACTGA
- a CDS encoding GntR family transcriptional regulator yields the protein MTDVTPTTIAARVVEAILAQKLSPGERLGEQQLAENFGVSRTMVREALMQLQARGFVEVQSRRGWYVVEPSAEEARDAFAARRIIEAGILAESGRPLSKVIRKLREHIADEKRAIAGADAATRAFLLADFHVCLADQMGHRLLCDVLRDLTARTTLAATLFQSTHEAGQSCAEHAAIVAALEAGELKRARQLMLDHIGNVEEALEAEVAASPAADERLRATLAPVALPRASR from the coding sequence ATGACCGACGTCACCCCCACGACCATCGCCGCACGCGTGGTAGAGGCCATCCTCGCCCAGAAGCTCTCGCCCGGCGAGCGCCTCGGCGAGCAGCAGCTGGCCGAGAATTTCGGCGTCAGCCGCACCATGGTGCGCGAGGCGCTGATGCAACTGCAGGCGCGGGGCTTCGTCGAGGTGCAATCGCGCCGGGGCTGGTATGTGGTGGAGCCCTCGGCCGAGGAAGCGCGCGATGCGTTCGCCGCGCGCCGCATCATCGAGGCGGGCATCCTGGCCGAGTCGGGTCGGCCACTGTCGAAAGTGATCCGCAAGCTGCGCGAGCACATCGCCGACGAGAAGCGCGCCATCGCCGGCGCTGACGCCGCCACGCGTGCCTTCCTGCTGGCCGACTTCCACGTCTGCCTGGCCGATCAGATGGGCCACCGGCTGCTGTGCGATGTGCTGCGCGACCTGACGGCGCGCACCACGCTGGCGGCCACGCTGTTTCAGTCCACGCACGAGGCGGGGCAATCCTGCGCCGAGCATGCAGCCATCGTCGCCGCGCTGGAGGCGGGCGAGCTGAAGCGCGCACGGCAGCTGATGCTGGACCACATCGGCAATGTCGAGGAGGCACTGGAGGCGGAGGTTGCCGCCAGCCCTGCTGCCGACGAGCGCCTGCGCGCCACGCTGGCGCCGGTGGCGCTGCCGCGAGCTTCACGCTGA
- a CDS encoding hydroxymethylglutaryl-CoA lyase: MQIKIIEVGPRDGLQSEKTFIATAQKVRLIDSLFGAGIRSVEATSFVSLTAVPQMADAADVLQQISRPEGSVVSVLAPNVRGARDAIRAGADELVAFVSASATHNRKNLNRSVADSLINIEAVAELASQSGTPLRAAVSTVFGCPFEGDVDVGSVVAIVQTLSRIGIRQVTLADTTGMATPAVVRAVCAGVRNAVPEAMLSLHFHNTRGLGLVNVAAGLELEIDVYESSIGGVGGCPFAPGATGNVCTEDLVHYLHEEGHSTGIDLDSLVRSAWLLEETLGRPLPGQVMRAGKRLRLYDAGAAPSATAR, from the coding sequence ATGCAAATCAAAATCATCGAAGTCGGCCCGCGAGATGGTCTGCAAAGCGAGAAGACCTTCATTGCGACCGCGCAGAAAGTCCGGCTCATCGACTCCCTTTTCGGCGCAGGTATACGGTCCGTGGAGGCGACTTCTTTCGTATCGCTCACGGCCGTCCCTCAGATGGCGGATGCTGCGGACGTGCTGCAGCAGATCAGCAGGCCCGAGGGTTCCGTCGTGAGTGTGCTTGCACCCAACGTCCGGGGGGCGCGCGACGCCATCCGGGCCGGCGCTGACGAGCTGGTCGCATTCGTGTCTGCGAGCGCGACGCACAACAGGAAAAACCTCAACCGCAGCGTCGCCGACTCGCTGATCAACATCGAGGCGGTAGCCGAGTTGGCGTCCCAAAGTGGAACGCCCTTGCGCGCCGCGGTCTCCACCGTCTTCGGATGCCCCTTCGAAGGCGATGTCGATGTCGGTTCAGTGGTGGCGATCGTCCAGACGCTCAGCCGCATCGGAATTCGTCAGGTCACTTTGGCCGACACGACGGGGATGGCGACGCCTGCGGTGGTTCGCGCGGTATGCGCGGGCGTCCGGAACGCGGTGCCCGAGGCAATGCTATCCCTCCACTTCCACAACACGCGCGGCCTGGGTCTCGTGAACGTGGCCGCCGGACTCGAGCTCGAGATCGACGTGTACGAGTCCTCGATCGGAGGCGTCGGAGGCTGCCCCTTCGCGCCGGGCGCCACGGGCAACGTATGCACCGAGGATCTCGTGCACTACCTCCATGAGGAAGGTCACAGCACGGGAATCGACCTCGATTCGCTCGTGCGGTCGGCATGGCTGTTGGAAGAGACCTTGGGGCGTCCTTTGCCCGGTCAAGTCATGCGCGCAGGCAAGCGACTGCGGCTCTATGACGCCGGGGCTGCACCTTCCGCCACGGCGCGATGA